In Ruminiclostridium papyrosolvens DSM 2782, the following proteins share a genomic window:
- a CDS encoding tyrosine-type recombinase/integrase, translating to MQLQSQNKLKLVTNNVNSANPVELQSQKSEEEEVLIEMLHAYTNRLMSRRLKPRYIDSIISVIQSFVSYTNLYPWEWSSEDFEDWSTYLYQVRKNGESTQRHKQNRIYKFQNFLIESKHFCDLCNSKFGKKPIQICSDENLIPHKVEDENEEKRTAFTREQLACLWNFFDNEILQAYKNKSKKLKTLQRDKVLYLIIYYYGLRVNEVSKADTTDFICNPRKPEWGNFGGIIVKHGKSTAGSPPKRRTVWTISENAVKYIKWYLENVRPLFGFDEINSLFLSERGTMLTPNSITRNFKEYLKSAGLPYEHFSPHCLRHSYISHLSEKDDVSPRFIQDQVGHVFLATTQLYTHLSDAFVNRQLDKVINHQIDRYIKR from the coding sequence TTGCAGTTACAAAGTCAGAACAAATTAAAATTAGTGACAAATAATGTGAATTCAGCAAATCCTGTAGAACTCCAAAGTCAAAAATCTGAGGAAGAAGAAGTTCTAATAGAAATGTTACATGCTTATACTAATAGATTAATGTCTAGAAGGTTAAAACCTCGGTATATTGATTCAATAATTAGCGTAATACAGAGTTTTGTAAGCTATACTAACCTTTATCCTTGGGAATGGTCTTCTGAGGATTTTGAGGATTGGTCAACTTATTTATATCAAGTTCGAAAAAATGGAGAATCAACACAAAGACATAAACAAAACCGAATTTACAAATTTCAAAATTTTTTAATTGAATCAAAGCACTTTTGCGATTTATGTAATTCTAAGTTTGGAAAGAAGCCTATTCAAATCTGTTCTGACGAGAACTTAATACCCCATAAAGTCGAAGATGAAAATGAGGAGAAAAGAACAGCATTTACACGTGAACAGTTGGCCTGTCTGTGGAATTTCTTTGATAATGAAATACTGCAAGCATATAAAAATAAGTCTAAGAAATTGAAAACTCTCCAAAGAGATAAAGTTTTATACCTTATAATTTACTATTATGGGCTTAGGGTAAATGAAGTTTCCAAAGCTGATACAACCGACTTTATATGTAACCCTCGGAAACCAGAATGGGGGAACTTTGGTGGAATTATTGTAAAGCATGGGAAATCTACAGCTGGGAGTCCCCCCAAGAGAAGAACTGTTTGGACAATCTCGGAAAATGCAGTTAAATACATTAAATGGTATTTAGAAAATGTGAGACCATTATTTGGCTTTGATGAGATTAATAGCTTGTTCCTCTCTGAAAGGGGTACGATGTTAACACCTAATTCAATAACCAGAAATTTTAAAGAATATCTTAAATCAGCTGGTCTACCATATGAACATTTTTCCCCACATTGTCTACGGCATAGTTATATTAGTCATTTATCAGAAAAAGATGATGTTAGCCCTCGTTTTATTCAGGATCAAGTTGGACATGTATTCTTAGCTACAACTCAGCTTTATACTCATTTATCTGATGCTTTTGTTAATAGGCAATTAGATAAAGTTATTAATCATCAAATAGATAGGTATATAAAAAGGTGA
- a CDS encoding LA2681 family HEPN domain-containing protein translates to MPVNENINIIAQYADQAFDNRDYLTLNKIAEDCYRMLDSSEYTDLEKAILAYHGETSFGNYISIVHNGAMKYSEEINNESDFEFCIYLFRRSIDFFIKFRNNESAWNDASNEEKQHYLNYLLMAYTNYANDLYQCGRLLKSISELKFGVLNYFPMAVGNMACKLITYAEYDYDKGHSDIFCNEAYQLLLEALEGNLDDGARDYFNKQKERLEKCFPIEFLSEPYKFEKFPLGKSKVERNYRKWCLDNNLYINTLNDAFYHSFVAHDCIHLPDIVTGIDVGVKFHGLFNQLKQEYVSARYMIYDGINNKGKHYSDNDVYLYNTLDYPVYGLGIEKIKCAYRSLYSLFDRIAFFINDYFELGIDERDVSFKSIWERKKSANGAIDLKRNMTEVETYNHPLIGLYWLFKDIGKKKVKHDYLEPSIKQIADIRNAIEHRYLKVHDTMFLLHEDSVFGDSLAKSVYFSDFKDATMTLLQYAREAIILLVLAVHREEQIRGKNRSSDMRIGHMALDKYEDEWKRIF, encoded by the coding sequence GTGCCGGTAAATGAAAATATTAATATAATAGCTCAATATGCTGATCAAGCATTTGATAACAGGGACTATCTAACTTTAAATAAAATAGCCGAAGATTGTTATAGAATGCTTGACTCATCAGAATACACAGATTTAGAAAAGGCAATTTTGGCTTATCATGGTGAGACCTCATTTGGCAACTATATTTCAATAGTACATAATGGGGCAATGAAATATTCTGAGGAAATCAATAATGAATCCGATTTTGAATTTTGTATTTATTTATTCAGAAGAAGTATAGATTTCTTTATTAAATTTAGAAATAATGAGTCAGCATGGAATGACGCAAGTAATGAAGAAAAACAACATTATCTGAATTATTTACTTATGGCATATACGAATTATGCTAATGATTTATATCAATGCGGAAGATTATTAAAATCTATATCTGAGTTAAAATTCGGTGTTCTAAATTACTTTCCTATGGCTGTAGGAAATATGGCATGTAAATTGATTACATATGCCGAGTATGATTATGACAAAGGACATAGCGATATATTTTGTAATGAAGCCTATCAATTATTGTTAGAAGCATTAGAAGGTAATCTGGATGATGGGGCCAGGGATTATTTTAATAAGCAAAAAGAAAGACTAGAAAAATGCTTCCCAATAGAATTTCTGAGTGAGCCCTATAAATTTGAAAAATTTCCTTTAGGGAAATCAAAAGTTGAACGGAATTATAGAAAATGGTGTTTAGATAATAATCTGTATATTAACACCTTAAATGATGCTTTTTATCATTCGTTTGTTGCACATGATTGCATTCATCTTCCGGATATTGTAACGGGCATTGATGTTGGAGTTAAATTTCATGGACTATTTAATCAACTGAAGCAAGAATATGTTTCTGCCAGATATATGATATATGATGGGATAAATAACAAGGGAAAACATTACTCTGATAATGATGTTTATCTATATAATACACTCGACTATCCTGTTTATGGCCTTGGTATTGAAAAAATCAAATGTGCATATAGGAGTTTATATTCTTTATTTGATAGAATAGCCTTTTTCATTAATGATTACTTTGAATTAGGAATTGATGAGAGAGATGTCTCTTTTAAAAGCATTTGGGAAAGAAAAAAGAGTGCCAATGGGGCCATAGATTTAAAGAGAAATATGACAGAAGTTGAGACGTACAATCATCCATTAATCGGTTTATATTGGCTGTTTAAAGATATAGGTAAGAAAAAAGTTAAACATGATTATTTGGAACCTTCTATTAAACAAATTGCAGATATAAGGAATGCAATTGAACATCGCTACTTAAAAGTCCATGATACAATGTTTTTGCTTCATGAAGATTCGGTATTTGGCGACTCATTAGCAAAATCAGTGTATTTTTCTGATTTTAAGGATGCTACTATGACTTTATTACAGTATGCAAGAGAAGCAATTATTCTTTTAGTACTGGCGGTTCATCGTGAGGAGCAAATAAGAGGTAAGAATAGATCTTCTGATATGAGGATCGGTCATATGGCATTAGACAAATATGAAGATGAATGGAAACGAATTTTTTAA